The following coding sequences lie in one Sorghum bicolor cultivar BTx623 chromosome 6, Sorghum_bicolor_NCBIv3, whole genome shotgun sequence genomic window:
- the LOC8058345 gene encoding serine/threonine-protein kinase GRIK1: MADITDIGCCSCFSFLRKPSVPARQHQDADAMLSEDLLKRQSAEDPDGSFYTGDDPDISFYNGDDLDRSFYNGDDPDRSFYDRDDTDYLEGSDDGPPRKSSEDIIQSRTQNGFACREIPVKETKKVFRSEDENGNKMVNQYVHLGKIGSGSYGKVVLYRNIKDGKLYAVKVLNKPYMMKVRVVRTETAMTDVLREVSIMKMLNHPNIVNLVEVIDDPNIDKFYMVLEYVEGKMVCDNGLEEATARNYLRDIISGLMYLHSHNVIHGDIKPDNLLVTSAGNVKIGDFSVSQVFEDDDDMLWRSPGTPVFTAPECCQGSAYHGRASDTWAVGVTLYCMVSGHYPFLGDTLQETYDKIANDPVQIPGDMNPQLADLLLRLLCKDPGDRITLQAAAEHPWVAGGEGPVPEFICRCGFGRRKRNDVREEVQ, from the exons ATGGCGGACATTACAGACATCGGTTGCTGCAGTTGCTTTAGCTTTTTAAGGAAGCCCAGTGTACCTGCACGTCAACATCAGGATGCTGATGCCATGTTATCTGAAGATTTACTGAAGCGTCAATCAGCTGAAGATCCTGATGGAAGTTTCTACACTGGAGATGATCCTGATATAAGCTTTTATAACGGGGATGATCTTGATAGAAGCTTTTACAATGGAGATGATCCTGATAGAAGCTTCTATGATAGAGATGATACTGACTATCTTGAGGGAAGTGATGATGGACCACCGAGGAAGAGTTCTGAAGATATTATACAGTCAAGAACTCAAAATGGCTTTGCATGTAGAGAGATCCCAGTTAAAGAGACGAAAAAAGTATTTCGCTCAGAG GATGAAAATGGTAATAAGATGGTCAATCAATATGTCCACTTGGGAAAGATTGGTTCTGGAAGCTACGGCAAAGTG GTTCTGTACAGAAACATTAAAGATGGGAAGCTGTATGCAGTGAAG GTTCTGAATAAGCCTTACATGATGAAAGTACGTGTTGTACGCACAGAAACTGCCATGACAGATGTTCTTCGGGAG GTATCCATAATGAAAATGCTGAATCACCCCAACATTGTAAATCTCGTTGAAGTGATTGATGACCCAAACATAGATAAATTCTACATGG TTCTTGAGTATGTTGAAGGGAAAATGGTTTGTGATAATGGTTTAGAAGAAGCTACTGCCAGAAATTATTTGCGAGACATAATATCTGGTCTTATGTATCTTCACTCTCAT AACGTTATTCATGGTGATATCAAACCAGACAATCTCTTGGTTACCAGTGCCGGCAATGTGAAGATAGGGGATTTCAGTGTTAGCCAGGTTTTTGAG gatgatgatgatatgcTTTGGAGATCTCCTGGCACTCCTGTTTTCACTGCCCCAGAGTGCTGTCAAG GTTCAGCCTACCATGGTCGGGCATCTGATACATGGGCAGTTGGTGTAACTTTATATTGTATGGTTTCTGGGCATTATCCATTTCTTGGGGATACATTGCAGGAGACTTATGATAAG ATTGCCAATGATCCTGTGCAAATACCTGGAGACATGAACCCCCAACTTGCTGATTTGCTCCTAAGGCTTCTCTGCAAAG ATCCAGGAGATCGCATCACGCTGCAGGCTGCGGCTGAGCATCCTTGGGTTGCTGGGGGTGAGGGGCCAGTCCCTGAATTCATCTGTAGATGTGGGTTTGGCCGCAGGAAGAGGAATGATGTCCGGGAAGAAGTACAATAA